The following are encoded together in the uncultured Sphaerochaeta sp. genome:
- a CDS encoding sugar ABC transporter substrate-binding protein: MKTTRNILSLALVLVLVLLPAFSAGTKEAAQGTVTLKLEQFSGSEATLSGEALRGMIAEFEKQNPTIKVELQTIGYDDYFTQLQSKVVGGNAADVFELNYENFVAYASEGALADVTGKLGDTSGFNKTALDAFNYQGVQYGVPNSFSNVVLFYNKALFDQANVAYPTDDWTWKDVEVASKKIMSLGKNIWGFYRPLSFHEFYKGAAQNGGSLMNAERTAFTVNLPQNIEAAKLMAGWQNDSKIMPTDADMAGMGDWDLFKSGRLGMIVTGIWAFGDFTANCPFDWDIAIEPGNVQKATHFFSNSYVVSETSKYPAEAAKLAVFLAGSKEATKLRVEASWELPPVTYPEIIDSYLSITPPENREAVFASLDYLVTPPVSIQQAEMQAIIQSYLGQIVSGKMSAKAALDACQKELETKISL; the protein is encoded by the coding sequence ATGAAAACAACGAGAAACATTCTCTCACTCGCTCTTGTTCTGGTTCTCGTATTGCTCCCTGCTTTTTCAGCAGGAACAAAAGAGGCTGCTCAGGGCACTGTTACATTGAAACTTGAACAGTTTTCTGGTTCTGAGGCGACACTCTCAGGAGAAGCCCTGAGGGGAATGATTGCAGAGTTCGAGAAGCAGAATCCAACGATCAAGGTTGAACTACAGACCATCGGTTACGATGATTATTTCACCCAGCTCCAGAGTAAGGTGGTTGGCGGTAATGCAGCGGATGTGTTCGAACTCAACTATGAGAACTTTGTTGCCTATGCAAGCGAAGGTGCCCTCGCAGATGTAACGGGTAAGCTTGGCGATACCAGCGGCTTCAATAAGACCGCACTCGATGCATTCAACTACCAGGGTGTGCAGTACGGTGTGCCGAACTCCTTCAGCAATGTGGTATTGTTCTACAACAAGGCACTCTTCGACCAAGCAAACGTTGCCTATCCCACAGATGATTGGACCTGGAAGGACGTGGAAGTTGCTTCCAAGAAGATCATGTCTCTCGGGAAGAATATCTGGGGCTTCTATAGACCCTTGTCTTTCCATGAATTCTACAAGGGTGCAGCACAGAACGGTGGTTCCCTGATGAATGCTGAGAGGACTGCCTTCACGGTCAATCTTCCTCAGAATATTGAGGCAGCAAAGCTCATGGCAGGATGGCAGAATGATTCCAAGATCATGCCCACCGATGCAGACATGGCAGGCATGGGCGACTGGGACCTCTTCAAGAGCGGACGTCTTGGCATGATCGTCACCGGCATCTGGGCCTTTGGGGACTTCACCGCCAACTGTCCGTTCGATTGGGATATCGCTATCGAGCCCGGTAACGTACAGAAGGCAACGCACTTCTTCTCCAACTCCTATGTAGTAAGTGAGACCAGCAAGTATCCCGCAGAGGCTGCAAAACTGGCGGTGTTCCTTGCCGGAAGCAAGGAAGCAACCAAGCTTAGAGTTGAAGCATCGTGGGAACTTCCCCCGGTAACCTATCCTGAGATCATTGACAGCTATCTCTCCATTACTCCTCCTGAGAACAGGGAAGCGGTCTTTGCATCCCTCGACTATCTGGTAACTCCCCCTGTGAGCATCCAGCAGGCAGAGATGCAGGCAATCATCCAGAGCTATCTGGGTCAGATTGTTTCAGGCAAAATGAGTGCAAAGGCTGCTCTTGATGCATGTCAGAAGGAACTTGAAACCAAGATTTCCTTGTAA
- a CDS encoding LacI family DNA-binding transcriptional regulator translates to MATKRINMKDIAKEAGVSTATVSYIINKRSDQVIAPQTIKKVEEAIKRLGYVPNLGARALASKHSHLLGLLIPQTEKETKLMFSNSFYGSFLSSFEYEARKKGYNILISGTDVDESYVDVARKRSLDGIVIVGVEIESDIKDLKQIGIPTVLVDSYGMDKELSSVTIDDENGGFLATEYLIGMGHRTIGLATGFLTKEGVNTERLKGYEKALTGHGLPCVGQYVYSGTISYEYGLELGLQLAASSERPSAIFATADILAFGLIKGLKRGGLKVPEDISVVGFDDGFLAGNMEPALTTVRQDVDGKARIAAQLVIDEIEEKENGSNIVLPVSLVERESVRKLVLH, encoded by the coding sequence ATGGCAACGAAACGGATTAATATGAAGGACATCGCAAAGGAAGCCGGCGTATCGACGGCAACGGTCTCCTATATCATAAACAAACGTTCAGACCAGGTCATTGCCCCCCAGACCATTAAGAAAGTGGAAGAGGCCATCAAGCGTTTGGGCTATGTTCCCAACCTGGGCGCTCGCGCCCTGGCTTCGAAACACTCTCATCTGCTTGGTCTCCTGATCCCACAGACAGAGAAGGAGACAAAACTGATGTTCTCCAACTCTTTCTATGGCTCCTTTCTCTCCAGCTTTGAGTATGAGGCACGGAAGAAGGGCTACAACATACTGATCAGCGGGACTGATGTGGATGAAAGTTATGTGGATGTGGCACGAAAAAGAAGCCTTGATGGGATTGTCATTGTCGGTGTTGAGATTGAGTCGGACATCAAGGACCTGAAACAGATAGGGATACCCACTGTCCTGGTCGACTCCTACGGTATGGACAAGGAGCTCAGCTCAGTCACCATTGACGACGAGAATGGAGGCTTCCTGGCAACCGAGTACCTTATAGGGATGGGCCATAGAACCATAGGACTGGCTACTGGTTTTCTCACCAAGGAGGGCGTCAACACCGAGCGTCTGAAAGGGTATGAGAAAGCTCTTACCGGACACGGTTTGCCCTGTGTTGGGCAGTATGTGTACTCAGGCACCATCTCCTATGAGTATGGACTGGAGCTTGGCTTGCAATTGGCAGCCTCTTCCGAGAGACCGAGTGCCATCTTCGCCACAGCAGACATTCTTGCCTTTGGTTTGATCAAAGGGCTGAAGAGGGGAGGCCTGAAGGTCCCTGAGGATATCTCAGTTGTTGGATTTGACGACGGTTTCTTGGCAGGCAATATGGAGCCGGCTTTGACTACCGTTCGTCAGGATGTGGATGGGAAGGCTCGAATTGCCGCCCAACTGGTTATCGACGAGATTGAAGAGAAGGAAAATGGTTCCAATATTGTACTGCCTGTCTCCCTGGTGGAGCGGGAATCGGTACGGAAATTGGTGTTACATTGA
- a CDS encoding glycoside hydrolase family 125 protein encodes MICTGNEYIAIPEIEENSDVLSINVLSMAHRGMIEFRGGEKPFLHLGLSINGTETEFSSVTQDRYWIPTFSSETPSCRATYQLLSPKDQKGFVQVITVENKTEQPLVARIDLTGTIAEVLHTVNESKPFEGSMHAYKTNWSDCPCFDIRSGFPVLALAPITFSAGTWSYSDDCSISFTMEAPLEVPALGNTQFAIYWGVGYEEVSAVTSAREFSRQGVDALYQEQVCYLDSIIKPTGDMQMDNTLFRNLLFAIHYATGRTIDTEELVLVTSRSPRYYVSAAYWDRDSLLWSFPAILEVDQALAREMLYYVSTRQRRNVGIHSRYIDGTILEPGFELDELCAPILAIDAYIQKTSDPVLEDSDIKALTNRIIGKLETVETETGLYKTFLQPTDDMHVYPLLTYNNALVHAVFSILASWNWNGQASHWTERKEAVKRAIETHLVKDHHGKRQYIWSTDGKGNYDIYDEPPGSLLLLPLFGITSFSDEAYQNTVSTITDPAYEYSFAGTNFAAIGCPHAPHPWILSLANEVRVLHTEAAIKKLLHAPMDHGIACESIDEHTGYASTGEAFATCAGYLAYVLIGEMKARGKWKA; translated from the coding sequence ATGATCTGTACCGGTAATGAATACATAGCAATCCCTGAAATAGAAGAGAATAGTGATGTACTCAGCATCAACGTCCTCTCCATGGCTCATCGTGGCATGATTGAATTTCGGGGAGGGGAGAAACCCTTCCTTCACCTAGGACTCTCCATTAACGGAACAGAAACAGAATTCTCATCCGTTACCCAGGACCGCTACTGGATCCCTACCTTCTCAAGTGAAACCCCTTCCTGTCGCGCTACCTACCAGCTCCTCTCACCGAAAGACCAGAAAGGCTTCGTGCAGGTAATAACTGTAGAGAACAAAACAGAGCAGCCTCTTGTGGCAAGGATTGATCTCACTGGTACTATCGCTGAAGTCCTCCATACCGTCAATGAAAGCAAGCCCTTTGAAGGCAGCATGCATGCCTATAAGACGAATTGGTCAGACTGCCCCTGCTTTGACATCCGTTCAGGGTTCCCTGTTTTGGCGCTTGCCCCCATTACCTTTAGTGCTGGTACATGGAGCTATAGTGATGATTGCTCTATCTCTTTCACCATGGAAGCACCACTGGAAGTACCAGCTTTAGGAAATACACAGTTTGCCATCTACTGGGGAGTAGGGTATGAGGAAGTCTCAGCAGTCACCAGTGCACGGGAATTCTCCAGGCAAGGAGTAGATGCCCTCTACCAGGAGCAAGTTTGTTATTTGGACTCCATCATCAAACCAACCGGCGATATGCAGATGGACAACACCCTCTTCAGGAACTTGCTCTTTGCCATCCATTACGCAACCGGAAGAACCATCGATACTGAGGAGCTCGTCCTGGTGACCAGCAGAAGCCCTCGCTACTACGTCAGCGCAGCCTACTGGGACCGGGACTCCCTGCTCTGGTCCTTTCCTGCAATCCTGGAAGTCGACCAAGCACTTGCACGGGAGATGCTCTACTACGTCTCCACACGACAGAGGCGAAACGTTGGGATCCACAGCAGGTACATCGATGGAACCATCCTTGAACCAGGATTCGAGCTGGACGAACTCTGTGCTCCCATTCTTGCCATCGATGCCTATATCCAGAAAACTTCTGACCCAGTACTGGAAGATAGTGATATCAAAGCGCTTACCAATCGCATCATCGGTAAACTGGAAACAGTAGAGACTGAAACAGGACTATACAAGACCTTCCTCCAACCAACTGATGACATGCATGTCTACCCACTGCTTACCTATAACAATGCCTTGGTCCATGCAGTGTTCTCCATCCTTGCCTCCTGGAACTGGAACGGTCAGGCCTCCCACTGGACAGAAAGAAAGGAAGCTGTGAAGCGAGCTATCGAGACGCACCTGGTCAAAGACCACCATGGCAAGAGACAGTACATCTGGTCTACCGATGGGAAGGGTAACTACGATATCTATGATGAGCCACCTGGGAGCCTGTTACTCCTTCCGCTCTTCGGTATTACCTCCTTCTCGGATGAGGCCTACCAAAACACTGTCTCCACCATTACCGACCCTGCCTATGAGTACTCATTTGCAGGTACCAACTTTGCTGCGATAGGGTGTCCGCATGCACCTCATCCCTGGATATTAAGTCTGGCGAATGAAGTCAGGGTCTTGCATACAGAAGCTGCCATTAAGAAGCTTCTACATGCACCGATGGACCATGGCATCGCCTGTGAAAGCATTGATGAGCATACCGGGTATGCGAGTACAGGTGAGGCCTTTGCCACCTGTGCAGGCTACCTTGCGTATGTCCTCATCGGGGAGATGAAAGCACGTGGAAAGTGGAAAGCATAA
- a CDS encoding ATP-binding protein, giving the protein MSMNKIGQVVSCSPEVIIVLIDGLDTFEKNKEALQVGRFLKISQGNNDFTIVTISNIRGNFEQGSEEAPKWQFNIDCHAIGTLVEGDRFERTSILLPVPTEFVYTADQDILNKIFAEDDTYQFSLGRLSMNKSIEMKIHGDRFFSKHIAIVGSTGSGKSCAVTRILHNVVGIENKRNSNIREQNNSHIVIFDIHDEYSAAFSLDKDQSFTCNRLDVDSFNLPYWMMNSEELESMFIESNEQNSHNQVSQFKNAVILNKEKHNPTICEMTYDTPAYFSIEEVYQYIENLNREVIGRLNDENKPKLSDGNLIEDRKDYYFEQPCNFVSQSTAKDSKASNGPFYGEFNRFVSRLETKLSDKRLRFLLHPTKTDGASFKTEDFEEILQQFLGYLNKANITIIDLSGIPFEVLSITVSLVSRLIFDFCFHYTKLRHEKDALNDVPVMLVCEEAHNYIPQKNDSAYRSSRKSLERVAKEGRKYGLSLMVVSQRPSEVSETIFAQCNNFIALRLTNSSDQNYVKRLFPDNSNGITDILPNLAPGECIVVGDSVLLPSIVQMPLPSPEPHSSSVRFYKEWREPWRDIVFTDVIARWRKEETNQ; this is encoded by the coding sequence ATGTCTATGAATAAAATTGGGCAGGTTGTGTCCTGTTCGCCTGAAGTAATAATCGTACTTATTGATGGGTTGGATACCTTTGAAAAGAATAAAGAAGCATTACAGGTTGGCCGCTTTTTGAAGATATCACAAGGAAATAATGATTTTACCATTGTTACAATTAGCAATATTCGTGGTAATTTCGAGCAAGGTAGTGAAGAAGCTCCAAAGTGGCAATTTAATATTGATTGTCATGCAATTGGTACTTTGGTGGAAGGTGATAGATTTGAACGGACAAGTATTCTTTTACCAGTACCTACAGAGTTTGTTTATACGGCAGATCAGGATATTTTAAATAAGATATTTGCTGAAGATGATACCTACCAGTTTTCGCTAGGGCGATTGTCAATGAACAAATCAATTGAGATGAAAATACATGGAGATCGTTTTTTTAGCAAGCACATCGCAATTGTGGGGTCAACAGGATCGGGCAAGTCTTGTGCTGTCACAAGAATCCTTCATAATGTTGTGGGAATAGAAAATAAAAGAAATTCAAACATCAGGGAACAGAACAATTCTCATATAGTCATTTTTGACATTCATGATGAATATTCAGCAGCATTTTCTCTAGACAAGGATCAAAGCTTCACTTGCAATCGACTTGATGTAGATAGTTTCAATCTTCCCTACTGGATGATGAATTCAGAAGAATTGGAAAGTATGTTTATTGAGAGTAATGAGCAGAATTCTCACAATCAAGTTAGCCAGTTTAAAAATGCAGTTATTTTGAACAAGGAAAAACATAATCCAACAATATGCGAAATGACTTATGATACTCCAGCGTATTTCTCGATTGAAGAAGTGTATCAATATATTGAAAATTTGAATCGAGAGGTGATAGGTCGATTAAATGATGAGAATAAACCAAAACTATCAGACGGTAATCTAATAGAGGATAGGAAGGATTACTACTTTGAACAACCATGTAACTTTGTATCCCAATCAACAGCAAAGGATTCCAAGGCATCAAACGGTCCATTTTATGGTGAATTTAATAGGTTTGTATCCCGTTTAGAAACAAAACTTTCTGACAAGCGTCTACGGTTTTTACTTCATCCAACAAAGACAGATGGGGCTTCATTTAAAACAGAAGATTTCGAAGAAATACTGCAACAATTCCTCGGTTATTTAAATAAAGCTAATATCACCATAATAGATCTTAGTGGAATTCCCTTTGAAGTGCTAAGTATTACGGTAAGTCTTGTTTCTCGCCTGATATTTGATTTTTGTTTTCACTATACTAAGCTACGCCACGAAAAAGATGCTCTCAACGATGTTCCTGTTATGTTAGTTTGTGAGGAAGCGCATAATTATATCCCTCAAAAAAATGATTCTGCTTACCGGTCATCACGGAAATCACTTGAGCGCGTGGCAAAAGAAGGGAGAAAATACGGTCTAAGTCTTATGGTCGTTAGTCAACGCCCATCAGAAGTGTCAGAGACCATATTTGCACAGTGCAATAATTTTATTGCTCTTCGGCTGACAAATAGTTCTGATCAGAATTATGTTAAGAGATTATTTCCTGATAATTCAAATGGAATTACGGATATACTTCCAAACCTTGCTCCCGGTGAATGTATTGTAGTAGGCGATTCTGTTTTACTTCCTTCAATCGTACAGATGCCTTTGCCAAGCCCTGAACCGCATTCAAGTAGTGTTCGGTTTTATAAAGAGTGGAGAGAACCATGGCGAGATATAGTTTTCACTGATGTTATAGCCAGATGGCGAAAGGAAGAAACCAATCAATGA
- the hxsC gene encoding His-Xaa-Ser system radical SAM maturase HxsC, giving the protein MKQFEVIFPQTKMPLQAIGKVVRKSLKTPTARYAIQMYGIHRSFLLCSEEEARRRTRIFQYKADPFLHEGDVLEFTEGTCFIHFSSTSNDNCLVVSNECNERCINCPQIDRTRNPLLSARNAQIIALLPGDIHTIALSGGEPTVDFPELLQVIKRLYMHHPSIHIDILTNGITLADYDKATELSNILKQETSTFCITLYGDTPAIHDAHTRVSGSFAKVHAALHHLAYYGYTIELRYLITKMNYDRLPSFIEYVYDNFPFVDHVSLMGMEVSGDAATNAEQVFSPCETYKPFLLTSVQKAVMRDVPVFIYNHPICLLPRQIWRFTVAAISDWKTGYSKLCEECDLKGYCGGFFTTSNPKYIPTNISPISLNYSVEEVSV; this is encoded by the coding sequence ATGAAACAATTTGAAGTGATCTTTCCTCAAACGAAAATGCCTCTCCAAGCAATAGGAAAAGTTGTACGAAAAAGTCTTAAGACTCCTACTGCAAGGTATGCGATACAGATGTATGGAATACATCGGTCCTTTCTATTATGTAGTGAAGAAGAAGCAAGGAGAAGAACCAGAATATTCCAATATAAGGCAGACCCCTTTTTGCATGAGGGAGATGTTCTCGAGTTTACAGAGGGGACCTGTTTTATTCACTTCTCCAGCACAAGCAATGATAATTGCCTAGTGGTGAGCAACGAATGCAACGAGAGGTGTATCAACTGCCCACAAATCGATAGAACCAGAAATCCATTACTCTCAGCACGAAATGCTCAGATTATAGCATTGCTCCCAGGAGATATTCACACCATTGCACTCTCAGGAGGGGAGCCCACAGTTGATTTTCCTGAGTTGCTGCAAGTAATCAAGAGGCTGTATATGCATCATCCTTCCATACATATAGATATACTTACCAATGGGATTACCCTTGCAGATTATGATAAAGCGACTGAACTTTCGAATATCCTTAAGCAGGAAACCTCGACATTCTGTATCACCTTATATGGTGATACTCCTGCGATTCACGATGCTCATACTCGTGTATCGGGTTCTTTTGCAAAGGTCCATGCAGCACTTCATCATCTTGCATATTATGGATATACCATTGAATTGCGATATCTGATCACGAAGATGAATTATGACAGGCTTCCTTCATTTATTGAGTATGTATACGATAATTTCCCGTTTGTTGACCATGTCAGTCTTATGGGGATGGAAGTCTCTGGAGATGCTGCAACTAATGCGGAACAGGTATTTTCCCCATGTGAGACTTACAAACCATTTCTGCTTACATCTGTGCAAAAAGCAGTTATGAGAGATGTTCCGGTATTCATCTATAACCATCCTATCTGTTTGCTTCCCAGGCAAATATGGAGATTTACCGTAGCAGCCATCTCTGATTGGAAGACCGGTTACTCCAAGCTTTGCGAGGAGTGTGACCTGAAAGGGTATTGTGGTGGGTTCTTCACAACCAGCAATCCTAAATATATTCCAACCAATATCTCTCCGATAAGTCTAAATTACTCTGTTGAGGAGGTGTCTGTATGA
- the hxsB gene encoding His-Xaa-Ser system radical SAM maturase HxsB encodes MTKLPFRYGRIQDSMLVTNECGQFYFLSIPLFRRFISDPDTLPPNIKNDLMSKFFLAEDESMEFALEESAIKLRTKKAFLSTFTELHIIVLTYACNSKCIYCHASSSTDAKEHHVLTMATARRVCEYIMQSPSTTLKIEFQGGEPTLEFNIMMFIVEYLTTLNVLYRKDIEYVVCTNLLVLSQEHLEFYKKHSFCISTSLDGPREIHDTNRTPYSTQSNYSRVLENYQKVCAEYSPERVSALLTVSRYSLPRLRECVDAYVEHGFRSIFIRALNPYGLAEKTLGELGYSLEDFLAAYKDVLDYILILNKEGIFIREELASIFLQKILTPFSSGFVDIQSPPGVGISCAVYDTDGGVYPSDEARMLARGEDDSFRLGSVLSDTYQDIFLGEKLQKLIRGNMVETEAHCYGCPYIPYCGIDPVRKYQETKLKVPYQSCKKYSQIITLLFSELKNNPDSEKVFFNWLTGVSYEELCL; translated from the coding sequence ATGACGAAATTGCCCTTTCGCTATGGTAGAATTCAAGATTCCATGTTGGTAACCAATGAATGTGGACAGTTCTATTTCCTCAGTATTCCCCTCTTTAGGCGATTCATCTCAGACCCTGATACGCTTCCCCCAAATATAAAGAATGACCTGATGAGCAAGTTTTTCCTTGCAGAGGACGAGTCGATGGAATTTGCTCTTGAAGAATCTGCAATTAAGCTCAGAACCAAGAAGGCTTTTCTTTCCACATTTACTGAGTTGCATATTATCGTATTGACTTATGCTTGCAACTCTAAATGTATATATTGTCATGCTTCCAGTTCCACTGATGCAAAGGAACATCATGTGCTTACCATGGCAACTGCAAGAAGGGTCTGTGAGTACATTATGCAATCCCCATCAACAACCCTGAAAATTGAATTCCAAGGGGGAGAACCTACCCTTGAATTCAACATCATGATGTTCATTGTTGAATACCTAACCACACTAAATGTATTGTATAGGAAAGATATAGAATATGTAGTATGCACCAATCTCTTGGTACTTTCTCAAGAACATCTGGAGTTTTACAAGAAGCATAGTTTCTGTATTTCCACCTCGCTTGATGGCCCCAGAGAAATCCATGATACCAATAGAACCCCATACAGCACTCAGTCAAATTATTCCAGGGTCCTTGAGAACTACCAGAAAGTTTGTGCGGAATATTCTCCTGAAAGAGTATCGGCGTTACTTACTGTTTCAAGGTATTCATTACCAAGATTGAGAGAATGTGTCGATGCTTATGTTGAACATGGATTTCGTTCAATATTCATCAGAGCATTGAATCCCTATGGTTTGGCAGAGAAGACTTTGGGTGAGTTAGGATATAGCCTAGAAGACTTTCTTGCTGCATATAAGGATGTCCTTGATTACATCCTCATCCTGAACAAGGAAGGGATTTTTATCAGGGAAGAACTTGCATCAATCTTTCTACAAAAAATACTCACACCATTCTCAAGTGGTTTCGTTGATATCCAGTCTCCTCCTGGAGTGGGCATCAGCTGCGCAGTTTATGATACTGACGGGGGTGTGTATCCATCGGATGAGGCACGTATGCTTGCTCGCGGTGAGGATGACTCATTTCGTTTAGGGTCAGTGCTCAGCGATACTTACCAGGATATATTCTTGGGAGAGAAACTACAGAAGCTTATCCGTGGCAACATGGTAGAAACTGAAGCCCACTGTTATGGATGCCCCTATATTCCCTATTGTGGTATTGATCCAGTACGTAAATACCAGGAAACAAAACTCAAAGTTCCCTACCAGAGCTGCAAAAAATACTCACAAATTATAACACTGCTCTTCTCAGAACTGAAGAATAACCCAGATTCTGAAAAGGTGTTTTTCAATTGGCTAACAGGTGTTTCCTATGAGGAACTCTGCTTATGA
- a CDS encoding ImmA/IrrE family metallo-endopeptidase gives MNRKIKLSIQDIESIRELARNKRFALGFSDDPPIANDIQTILDRLEIILLEIPVEAESNKPSFSAALLYSEEGGECLVFIGLNTADYFDKQAFAIAHELYHFFTKTGSHLSRQDDQEEDVVEAKANWFAAEFLLPEEVLKRRVFEEFKSFSLADVQQKVLFRFIARLHCTWWLPYRSLVKRLWEIKAITDDAV, from the coding sequence ATGAATCGGAAAATCAAGCTTAGCATTCAAGATATTGAATCAATTCGGGAATTAGCCAGAAATAAACGGTTTGCACTCGGGTTCTCTGATGATCCTCCGATAGCGAACGATATCCAAACGATTCTTGATAGGCTTGAGATTATCCTGCTCGAAATTCCTGTTGAGGCAGAGAGTAATAAGCCTTCATTCTCCGCTGCTCTGTTGTACTCCGAGGAGGGTGGAGAGTGTCTTGTGTTCATCGGGCTCAATACCGCTGATTACTTCGATAAGCAGGCTTTTGCGATAGCCCATGAACTGTATCACTTTTTCACGAAGACCGGCTCCCATCTGAGTCGACAGGATGATCAGGAGGAAGATGTTGTTGAAGCGAAGGCAAACTGGTTTGCTGCCGAATTTCTGCTTCCCGAAGAAGTACTTAAACGACGGGTTTTCGAGGAATTCAAATCCTTCTCTCTTGCAGATGTGCAACAAAAAGTGTTGTTTAGATTCATCGCAAGACTTCACTGTACTTGGTGGCTTCCGTATCGTTCGTTGGTGAAACGGCTGTGGGAGATTAAAGCTATAACAGATGATGCAGTATAA
- a CDS encoding helix-turn-helix domain-containing protein, which yields MKILSAVRLSKTVNELRSKMNLTQAELGERTGLHRIMIGRIEREDFTPSIVQLQSLADVLGFEITDMFVEKEQSGSFVALRSESMNEIEKEGVDTLLGMMFALRQQILLRRKFEHESENQA from the coding sequence ATGAAAATCTTATCCGCAGTTAGACTGTCCAAAACGGTAAACGAACTGCGAAGTAAAATGAATCTGACCCAGGCAGAGCTTGGTGAACGCACAGGGCTTCATCGAATCATGATTGGACGTATTGAACGGGAAGACTTCACCCCATCTATAGTTCAGCTTCAATCTTTGGCGGATGTTCTTGGATTCGAAATCACCGATATGTTCGTGGAGAAGGAACAGTCGGGGTCCTTCGTTGCCCTTCGAAGCGAAAGTATGAATGAGATTGAGAAGGAAGGAGTTGATACTCTGCTCGGCATGATGTTTGCGTTGCGTCAGCAGATCCTACTGAGGAGAAAGTTCGAGCATGAATCGGAAAATCAAGCTTAG
- a CDS encoding DUF6577 family protein: MVRYCGRWYRVRFGCCSYRVWELSWLNEFFNHQLAHNQIFLEVEKDGSDFVFSTLTEKFPGKILLKPKAQEILRYGTDDGIIIDRLVTEAPKSYGEPYQVPLEKLIVDLFANKYLMLSKGDYPAAIELMFTKYRIDQVSMLRYARRRNKVKTVFDFLKNKTTIELMVQG, from the coding sequence ATCGTAAGGTACTGTGGAAGATGGTATAGGGTTCGTTTTGGGTGTTGCTCTTATAGGGTTTGGGAGTTGTCCTGGCTCAATGAGTTCTTCAATCACCAGTTGGCACATAATCAGATCTTCCTCGAAGTGGAGAAGGATGGAAGTGATTTTGTGTTCTCCACGCTTACAGAAAAATTCCCAGGCAAGATATTGCTAAAACCCAAAGCCCAAGAGATACTGCGGTACGGTACCGATGATGGGATTATCATCGACCGTCTGGTTACAGAGGCGCCCAAGTCATACGGCGAGCCGTATCAGGTACCTTTGGAAAAATTAATAGTTGATCTATTTGCAAATAAGTATCTGATGCTCTCCAAAGGTGACTATCCTGCCGCAATCGAGCTGATGTTCACAAAATACCGCATCGACCAGGTCTCAATGCTTCGTTATGCACGAAGGAGGAATAAGGTGAAGACTGTGTTTGACTTCCTTAAAAACAAGACGACGATTGAACTTATGGTTCAGGGGTGA